From a single Actinomycetota bacterium genomic region:
- the leuD gene encoding 3-isopropylmalate dehydratase small subunit, with protein MKFQGAAHKYGRDIDTDVIIPARYLNTSIPEELAKHCMEDLDPEFVNKVQPGDILVAEENFGCGSSREHAPISIKAAGVSVVIAKSYARIFYRNAINTGLPIMESAEAVAGISTGDRVEVDADTGLIMNLTTGATYQAQPFPPFIKEIIEKGGLIEMVKDKLAAQSS; from the coding sequence ATGAAATTCCAAGGCGCAGCCCACAAATACGGCCGAGACATCGACACCGACGTGATCATTCCGGCACGTTACCTGAACACCAGCATCCCCGAGGAGCTGGCCAAGCACTGCATGGAGGATCTCGATCCCGAGTTCGTCAACAAGGTGCAACCGGGTGACATCCTCGTCGCCGAGGAGAACTTCGGCTGTGGCTCCAGCAGGGAGCATGCGCCGATCTCAATCAAGGCCGCCGGAGTCAGCGTCGTGATCGCCAAGTCGTACGCCCGCATCTTCTATCGCAACGCCATCAACACCGGCCTTCCCATCATGGAATCTGCCGAGGCGGTCGCAGGCATCTCCACCGGCGACAGGGTCGAGGTAGATGCCGATACTGGACTGATCATGAACCTCACCACAGGTGCGACCTATCAGGCACAGCCGTTCCCGCCGTTCATCAAGGAAATCATCGAGAAGGGCGGCTTGATCGAGATGGTGAAGGACAAGCTCGCAGCCCAGTCCTCGTAG
- a CDS encoding glycosyltransferase, translating to MTRSALFVTTVPITLEIFLAPFATHFRQNGWRVDCLTNGATRYPGIHGSFDTLYDITWSRRIFAIADHFDTWTRVRRVVVEGGYDIVHVHTPIAAFVTRMALRSMGQADRPKVIYTAHGFHFYEGQPPLGHLIFRTLEQMAAPWTDYLVTINAEDHDAALGFPGIRTERVRHIPGIGVDTDAYSRERVAPEAAARIRTQLDIAEDAFVIAMVAEFSAVKRHEHLFAALAQLSNPDVVVVLAGSGERESHLRRKADELGVSDRLRWAGFRDDIPALLAASNALTLVSAREGLPRSVMEAMSMQVPVIGTRTRGITDVVCDTGWIVDKHDVQALASAIDSAASDPLATASRGITARTRVEQTYAFPDVLASYQRLYEEAASESV from the coding sequence ATGACCCGATCCGCCCTCTTCGTGACGACAGTGCCGATCACGCTTGAGATCTTCTTGGCCCCCTTCGCCACCCACTTTCGCCAGAACGGCTGGCGGGTCGATTGTCTCACGAACGGCGCGACGCGGTATCCCGGAATCCACGGCTCGTTCGACACGCTCTACGACATCACCTGGAGCAGGAGGATCTTCGCCATTGCCGATCATTTCGACACGTGGACGCGGGTCCGACGCGTCGTGGTCGAGGGCGGCTACGACATCGTGCACGTCCACACACCGATCGCTGCCTTCGTGACCCGGATGGCCCTGCGGTCGATGGGGCAAGCTGATCGCCCGAAGGTCATCTACACCGCTCACGGCTTCCACTTCTACGAGGGCCAGCCGCCGCTCGGGCACCTCATCTTCCGCACACTGGAACAGATGGCAGCTCCTTGGACCGACTACCTAGTGACCATAAACGCCGAGGATCACGACGCCGCCTTGGGATTTCCCGGTATCCGCACCGAAAGAGTGAGGCACATCCCCGGGATCGGAGTCGACACCGACGCGTACTCGCGAGAGCGGGTCGCCCCCGAGGCAGCCGCACGCATCCGCACACAGCTCGACATCGCCGAAGATGCCTTCGTGATCGCGATGGTAGCGGAGTTCTCGGCGGTCAAACGACACGAGCACCTGTTTGCGGCGCTGGCGCAACTCTCCAACCCCGACGTGGTGGTCGTTCTTGCCGGATCCGGGGAGCGGGAGTCGCACCTTCGGCGGAAGGCGGACGAGCTCGGAGTGAGCGACAGATTGCGGTGGGCAGGTTTTCGCGATGACATCCCGGCGCTTCTCGCAGCGAGCAACGCCCTCACGCTCGTGTCCGCACGCGAGGGCCTTCCCCGCTCGGTGATGGAGGCGATGTCGATGCAGGTGCCGGTCATCGGAACGCGGACGCGCGGTATCACCGATGTCGTGTGCGACACTGGGTGGATCGTCGACAAGCACGATGTGCAGGCGCTGGCTTCGGCGATCGATAGCGCTGCTAGCGATCCCTTGGCTACAGCAAGTCGAGGCATTACCGCCCGGACCCGAGTCGAGCAGACCTATGCGTTTCCTGATGTGCTAGCCTCTTACCAAAGGCTCTACGAGGAGGCTGCGAGTGAGAGTGTCTGA
- a CDS encoding glycosyltransferase, giving the protein MVQYAAPCAILDSGNDGRQGTKMPERTSGGSMGVSQDPAFSVIIASRNAARHIGEALDSLLAYGGARCEVIVADGNSSDSTTDVLAQYEPQFGGRLRWISEPDCGIYDAMNKGLAMASAEWVVFLGADDRLAEGAFAAVEKRAADAGGADIVCGATHVFGQGADFVELPRSFRAASIPKRAPARHQSIYVRRQALLAIGGFDTRWPIAADYDAYLRLCEVGAEEALSVAVLSEFRLGGVSSTLKVRTAAEYRDIRIAHGATPTVEHLVMLKSLAAVWVFAALRRAGLARGARR; this is encoded by the coding sequence ATGGTACAGTACGCAGCCCCTTGTGCCATACTCGATTCCGGAAATGACGGCCGACAGGGCACCAAGATGCCCGAGCGAACCAGCGGAGGGTCGATGGGCGTGTCGCAGGACCCGGCTTTCTCGGTGATCATCGCTAGCAGGAATGCGGCGCGGCACATCGGCGAAGCGCTCGATTCGCTGCTCGCTTATGGCGGGGCCCGTTGCGAGGTCATCGTGGCCGACGGGAACTCCAGCGATTCCACGACCGATGTGCTCGCCCAGTATGAGCCGCAGTTCGGCGGTCGGCTGCGGTGGATTTCCGAGCCCGACTGCGGCATCTACGACGCCATGAACAAGGGACTTGCGATGGCATCTGCCGAGTGGGTCGTCTTCCTCGGCGCTGACGATCGGCTCGCCGAGGGCGCATTTGCGGCTGTCGAGAAGCGTGCAGCGGACGCCGGAGGGGCCGACATCGTGTGCGGGGCGACGCACGTGTTTGGCCAGGGAGCCGACTTCGTCGAGTTGCCGCGGTCGTTCCGTGCCGCCTCCATCCCGAAGCGCGCCCCTGCGCGACACCAGTCGATCTACGTCCGCAGGCAGGCGCTGCTCGCGATCGGCGGGTTCGACACGCGGTGGCCGATAGCAGCTGACTACGACGCTTACCTGCGCCTTTGCGAGGTGGGCGCCGAAGAGGCGCTCTCCGTTGCGGTCCTCTCGGAGTTCCGTCTGGGCGGCGTTAGCTCCACGCTCAAGGTCCGAACCGCTGCCGAGTATCGCGACATCCGCATCGCCCACGGCGCCACGCCGACAGTCGAGCACCTGGTGATGCTCAAGTCGCTGGCGGCGGTGTGGGTTTTCGCTGCCCTGAGGCGCGCCGGCCTCGCCCGAGGAGCGCGGCGATGA